From the genome of Candidatus Krumholzibacteriota bacterium, one region includes:
- the plsY gene encoding glycerol-3-phosphate 1-O-acyltransferase PlsY has protein sequence MDLLLRIAMVVVPSYLIGAIPSSFVVGKLVRGIDLREHGSGNLGAANTFRVLGPGAAVPVLAFDIIKGFIAVRYFSTFGGPGIWYGMLAVLVVVIGHNYSVFIGFSGGKGVGTTAGAFLALAPWAVAFCIGVWIVVLLLSRIVSIASMIASALLPFAVLFENRYLDREGHVAVQLLAVAVTLLILFTHRGNIRRLARGEEKRIF, from the coding sequence ATGGATCTGCTCCTGCGTATCGCAATGGTCGTTGTGCCGAGCTATTTGATCGGGGCGATCCCGTCGAGTTTCGTGGTGGGGAAACTCGTCCGCGGAATCGACCTCCGGGAGCACGGAAGCGGTAACCTCGGCGCGGCCAACACCTTCCGCGTGCTCGGACCCGGCGCCGCCGTTCCGGTGCTCGCCTTCGACATCATCAAGGGCTTCATCGCGGTCAGGTATTTCTCGACATTCGGGGGCCCGGGGATCTGGTACGGGATGCTCGCCGTCCTCGTCGTCGTCATCGGGCACAACTACTCCGTATTCATCGGTTTTTCCGGCGGCAAGGGCGTGGGGACGACGGCCGGCGCGTTCCTTGCCCTCGCGCCCTGGGCGGTCGCGTTCTGCATCGGCGTATGGATCGTCGTCCTGCTTCTGTCCCGCATCGTCTCGATCGCCAGCATGATCGCGTCCGCACTGCTCCCGTTCGCGGTGCTCTTCGAGAACAGGTATCTCGACAGGGAGGGGCACGTCGCAGTGCAATTACTGGCAGTCGCCGTGACGCTGCTGATTTTGTTTACCCACCGGGGAAACATCAGGCGGCTCGCTCGCGGCGAAGAGAAACGGATATTCTGA
- the der gene encoding ribosome biogenesis GTPase Der, with protein MKRPPVVAIVGKPNSGKSTLFNRIVGSRLAIVHETPGVTRDTMQVRADWNGRAFDLVDTGGFAEAHEDPLQPQISDRIVRTAGRADVILFVADVDTGPTAEDGRLLKALREFRDRMILAVNKVEADADRWNVHEFHSLGIEPVFEVSALHGGGVGDLLDAIVERFPEGEVAAEDPALRVTIVGKPNVGKSSLVNSLLGEDRHIVSEEPGTTRDSIDIRIRWHDREILIVDTAGVKRKARTEPGLDVISSLKSLRSVRFADIVLVMLDATAGISRQDVRVAAEGHRARKGVAVLVNKWDLVEKNNSTAARFTRAVREEMAFLSYAPVLTISALTGQRLDRIFPLCVRIQEARNARISTSELNRVLETITGSNPPKFYRTGTGKIYYGTQTGVEPPTFTLFVNKAAYFPRSYIRYLNNSLRNLFTFEGTAITISLKSKER; from the coding sequence ATGAAACGTCCACCGGTCGTCGCCATCGTCGGCAAGCCCAACTCGGGCAAATCGACCCTCTTCAACCGCATCGTGGGATCGCGGCTCGCGATCGTCCACGAGACGCCGGGGGTAACGCGTGACACGATGCAGGTGCGGGCCGACTGGAACGGCCGCGCGTTCGACCTCGTCGACACGGGAGGCTTCGCCGAGGCGCACGAGGATCCCCTGCAGCCGCAGATCTCCGACCGCATCGTCAGGACGGCCGGGCGCGCCGACGTCATCCTTTTCGTGGCCGACGTCGACACCGGCCCGACCGCCGAGGACGGACGCCTCCTCAAGGCGCTCCGCGAATTCCGCGACCGGATGATCCTCGCCGTGAACAAGGTCGAGGCGGACGCCGACCGATGGAACGTGCACGAGTTCCATTCGCTCGGCATCGAACCCGTTTTCGAGGTGAGCGCGCTGCACGGCGGGGGAGTGGGGGACCTTCTCGACGCGATCGTTGAGCGATTTCCGGAAGGAGAAGTCGCCGCCGAGGATCCGGCCCTCCGGGTCACGATCGTCGGCAAGCCGAACGTCGGCAAGAGTTCTCTCGTGAACTCCCTGCTCGGCGAGGACCGACACATCGTCTCCGAGGAACCGGGCACCACGAGGGACAGCATCGACATCCGCATCCGGTGGCACGACCGGGAGATACTGATCGTCGACACGGCCGGCGTCAAGCGGAAGGCCAGGACGGAGCCGGGACTCGACGTGATCAGCTCCCTCAAGAGCCTGCGGAGCGTCCGCTTCGCGGACATCGTGCTCGTGATGCTCGACGCGACGGCGGGGATCTCCCGCCAGGACGTCCGTGTCGCCGCCGAGGGACATCGCGCCCGCAAGGGGGTCGCCGTGCTCGTCAACAAGTGGGACCTCGTCGAGAAGAACAATTCGACGGCCGCACGCTTCACGAGGGCGGTCCGGGAGGAGATGGCCTTCCTCTCGTACGCGCCGGTGCTCACCATCTCGGCCCTCACCGGCCAGCGCCTCGACCGGATCTTCCCCCTCTGCGTCCGCATCCAGGAGGCGCGGAACGCGCGGATATCCACCTCCGAGCTGAACCGCGTCCTCGAGACGATCACCGGTTCGAATCCGCCGAAGTTCTACCGCACCGGCACGGGAAAGATCTATTACGGCACCCAGACGGGCGTGGAACCGCCGACTTTCACCCTCTTTGTGAACAAAGCAGCGTATTTTCCTCGCTCCTATATACGTTATTTGAACAACAGCCTGAGAAACCTGTTTACCTTCGAGGGGACAGCCATTACAATCTCGCTGAAATCGAAGGAGAGGTGA
- a CDS encoding MerR family transcriptional regulator: MKRTEQKLYYSIGEVSGLLDVKPHVLRYWETQFPALKPRKNRAGNRTYRVRDIKYLLTIRSLLYDKGFTIQGARQKLRESNNNPDVLIEQLAIPFADPEKRSVLISIRNDLVELRELVERL, from the coding sequence ATGAAGCGGACCGAACAGAAGCTGTACTACTCGATCGGCGAGGTCAGCGGCCTTCTCGACGTCAAGCCGCACGTCCTGCGGTACTGGGAAACGCAATTCCCCGCGCTCAAGCCGAGGAAGAACCGCGCGGGGAACCGGACCTACCGCGTCAGGGACATCAAGTACCTCCTGACCATCAGGAGCCTTCTCTACGACAAGGGCTTCACGATCCAGGGGGCGCGGCAGAAGCTCCGGGAGAGCAACAACAACCCGGACGTGCTCATCGAGCAGCTCGCGATACCGTTCGCCGATCCCGAGAAGCGGAGCGTTTTGATCTCGATCAGGAACGACCTGGTCGAGCTCAGGGAACTCGTCGAGCGCCTGTAG
- a CDS encoding NAD(P)-dependent glycerol-3-phosphate dehydrogenase produces MSASKRTKKERVAVIGAGSWGTTLALLLDGKGIETRLWEFYPEQADRLRRDGENARFLPGLPIPRTIAITSSIDEAIGGATHLLFVTPSHTMRAVARLVAASPAFDPDVTVVNASKGLEEETLNRMSEVLGQELPLPTARIVGLLGPSHAEEVSRRMPTSIVVAGPDSAVLKDVQDLFMTEFFRVYTNTDLVGVELGVSLKNTIAIAAGICDGLGLGDNTKAALITRGLAETRRLSIKLGAREETLIGLAGVGDLVVTCMSRHSRNRHVGEEIGKGRTLREILDEMVMVAEGVKTTRAAKELSKRAGVELPITEQVYEVLFHDKDPMEAIRDLMMRKAKREMWT; encoded by the coding sequence ATGAGTGCCTCGAAACGAACGAAAAAGGAACGGGTCGCGGTCATCGGCGCCGGCTCGTGGGGAACGACGCTTGCGCTCCTGCTGGACGGCAAGGGCATCGAGACACGTCTCTGGGAATTCTATCCCGAGCAGGCCGACCGTCTCCGCCGGGACGGGGAGAACGCGCGCTTCCTGCCGGGACTGCCGATTCCGCGAACGATCGCGATCACTTCCTCGATCGACGAGGCGATCGGCGGCGCGACGCACCTGCTCTTCGTCACGCCAAGCCACACGATGCGGGCCGTCGCCCGTCTCGTGGCCGCGTCGCCGGCCTTCGATCCGGACGTCACCGTCGTGAACGCATCCAAGGGGCTCGAAGAGGAAACGCTCAATCGAATGAGCGAGGTCCTCGGCCAGGAACTCCCCCTGCCAACAGCGCGCATCGTCGGGCTCCTCGGTCCCAGCCACGCCGAGGAAGTGAGCCGGAGGATGCCCACGTCGATCGTCGTCGCCGGCCCGGACAGCGCCGTCCTCAAGGATGTGCAGGATCTCTTCATGACCGAGTTCTTCCGCGTCTACACGAACACCGATCTCGTCGGGGTCGAACTCGGCGTCTCCCTGAAGAACACCATCGCGATCGCGGCGGGGATCTGCGACGGGCTCGGCCTGGGGGACAACACGAAGGCGGCCCTCATCACGCGGGGGCTGGCCGAGACGAGACGCCTGTCCATCAAGCTCGGCGCCCGGGAGGAGACGCTGATCGGTCTGGCGGGCGTGGGCGATCTCGTCGTCACCTGCATGAGCAGGCACAGCAGGAACCGTCACGTCGGCGAGGAGATCGGCAAGGGCCGGACGCTCCGGGAGATCCTCGACGAGATGGTCATGGTCGCGGAGGGGGTCAAGACGACGCGCGCCGCGAAGGAGCTCTCGAAACGCGCGGGCGTCGAGCTGCCCATAACCGAACAGGTCTACGAGGTCCTCTTTCACGACAAGGATCCGATGGAAGCCATCCGGGACCTCATGATGCGCAAGGCGAAGCGAGAGATGTGGACGTAG
- the mutL gene encoding DNA mismatch repair endonuclease MutL has translation MCAVPAIRKLRPDVSSRIAAGEAIERPASVVKELVENALDAGATRIRIDIEEGGRSRIRVEDDGAGIASADLPLAIESFATSKISTVEDIEELETLGFRGEALASICAVSLLTIRSRSGEEEVGRERRWRAGVPERDEPFVRNRGTTVEVRDLFFNLPARRTFMSSGQAETRRISSLVQAFALASPETAFSLSDGGREILSYPASSPDERVELVFGASVFEQLRSFGKSSGRMFARGYTSLPAFTRGNRTAQHLFVNGRYVRDRMLSHAIRQAYESLVPAGRFPVTLLFLDLPGSDVDVNVHPTKAEIRFRDERSAHRLVVSAIREAVGGGDSLSERIDSVYRGIIPGEIDEFHRDAGGNGTAQNVFAFPTTPAREEGRDYGGPASLFGEGDAGDPAPHLYWQLHRSFILIQIRGGMVVIDQHAAHERILYNNAKRNISGNRPVVQSLLFPATIDLTPGEFERFEELADVLPSLGFEAESFGGRSIIVRGIPAGVRNWDEGRLLRDIFSERSSGVEGFLRTYACKAAVKAGDALAPEEMQSLADRLFATDAPYTCPHGRPTMLRVTLSDLEKRFLRTPKGD, from the coding sequence GTGTGCGCAGTGCCTGCGATCAGGAAGCTACGTCCAGACGTCTCGAGCCGCATCGCGGCCGGGGAAGCGATCGAGAGACCGGCGAGCGTCGTCAAGGAGCTGGTGGAGAACGCCCTCGACGCCGGGGCGACGCGCATCCGGATCGACATCGAGGAGGGCGGGCGATCGAGGATACGCGTCGAGGATGACGGCGCCGGCATCGCCTCGGCGGATCTGCCCCTGGCCATCGAGAGCTTCGCGACGAGCAAGATCTCGACTGTCGAGGACATCGAGGAACTCGAGACGCTCGGGTTCCGCGGCGAGGCCCTGGCGAGCATCTGCGCCGTCAGCCTGCTGACCATCCGTTCGCGGAGCGGGGAGGAGGAGGTCGGCCGCGAGAGGCGATGGCGCGCTGGCGTCCCGGAGCGCGACGAGCCATTCGTCAGGAACCGGGGAACCACGGTGGAGGTGCGGGACCTCTTCTTCAACCTGCCCGCCAGGCGGACCTTCATGTCGAGCGGGCAGGCAGAGACGCGACGAATCTCCTCGCTGGTGCAGGCCTTCGCCCTCGCCTCGCCGGAGACTGCCTTCTCCTTGTCGGACGGCGGCAGGGAGATCCTCTCGTATCCCGCCTCCTCGCCGGACGAGCGTGTCGAACTGGTCTTCGGGGCCTCCGTCTTCGAGCAGTTGCGATCGTTCGGGAAATCCTCCGGACGGATGTTTGCTCGCGGATACACGTCGCTGCCGGCCTTCACGCGCGGCAACCGCACCGCGCAGCACCTCTTCGTCAACGGCCGCTACGTGCGCGACCGGATGCTGAGCCACGCGATCCGGCAGGCCTACGAATCGCTCGTCCCCGCGGGACGATTCCCCGTCACGCTCCTTTTTCTCGACCTTCCCGGAAGCGATGTGGACGTCAACGTCCACCCGACGAAGGCCGAGATCCGTTTCCGCGACGAAAGAAGCGCTCACCGTCTCGTGGTGTCAGCGATCCGCGAGGCAGTCGGCGGCGGGGATTCCCTTTCCGAGCGCATCGATTCCGTCTACCGGGGCATCATCCCCGGCGAAATCGACGAGTTTCATCGCGACGCGGGTGGAAACGGGACCGCACAGAACGTTTTCGCATTCCCCACCACCCCCGCCCGCGAGGAGGGCAGGGACTACGGCGGCCCGGCCTCCCTCTTCGGCGAGGGGGACGCTGGCGATCCGGCGCCGCATCTCTACTGGCAGCTGCACCGCAGTTTCATCTTGATCCAGATACGGGGAGGGATGGTCGTCATCGATCAGCACGCCGCGCACGAACGCATCCTCTACAACAACGCGAAACGGAACATCTCGGGAAACCGCCCCGTCGTCCAGTCGTTGCTGTTTCCAGCGACAATCGACCTGACCCCCGGGGAATTCGAGCGTTTCGAGGAACTCGCGGACGTTCTCCCGTCGCTCGGCTTCGAAGCCGAATCCTTCGGCGGACGATCGATCATCGTCCGCGGCATCCCCGCCGGCGTGCGGAACTGGGACGAGGGACGGCTGCTCCGCGATATCTTCTCCGAGCGCTCGTCGGGCGTGGAGGGATTCCTCCGGACCTACGCGTGCAAGGCCGCCGTCAAGGCCGGCGACGCCCTCGCGCCCGAAGAGATGCAGAGCCTCGCCGACCGTCTCTTCGCGACGGACGCTCCATACACCTGTCCGCACGGACGACCGACGATGCTCCGCGTGACGCTATCCGATCTCGAAAAGCGTTTTCTTCGCACCCCGAAGGGGGACTGA
- the miaA gene encoding tRNA (adenosine(37)-N6)-dimethylallyltransferase MiaA, with amino-acid sequence MPNAAVIAGATATGKTALAVSLAATLDGEIVSIDSRQVYRSIDIGTAKPDAAERSAAIHHMLDLIGLEETIDAERFASSAAAAVRDIIARGKIPILAGGSGMYLRALLDGFFRVDLDASERARFADDVSERTSAVLHEQLREIDPASADRIHPNDRYRIVRALEVHALTGVPLSEHFARQGGRGRLEDVSVVKIGLRMPRKELHRRIGRRTERMFSEGLVEEVSRLLDGGADPSWPGLQTLGYPEAIACARGTITVGEAIERVAARTRQYAKRQETWFRKEPDVVWLDALRPDLLELALGIIRERSFPA; translated from the coding sequence ATGCCGAACGCGGCGGTCATAGCGGGCGCGACCGCAACGGGGAAGACCGCCCTCGCCGTTTCACTCGCCGCGACGCTCGATGGCGAGATCGTCTCGATCGATTCACGGCAGGTCTATCGCTCGATCGACATCGGCACGGCCAAGCCCGACGCGGCGGAGCGTTCCGCTGCCATTCACCACATGCTGGACCTGATCGGGCTCGAAGAGACGATCGACGCCGAGCGTTTCGCCTCCTCAGCCGCGGCGGCCGTCAGGGACATCATCGCACGCGGGAAGATCCCGATCCTCGCCGGGGGATCGGGCATGTACCTGCGGGCCCTCCTCGACGGCTTCTTCCGCGTCGATCTGGACGCGAGCGAACGGGCGCGATTCGCCGACGACGTGTCCGAACGGACGTCGGCCGTACTTCACGAACAACTCCGGGAGATCGACCCGGCGAGCGCCGACCGGATCCATCCGAACGACCGCTATCGCATCGTGAGGGCCCTCGAGGTCCACGCGCTCACCGGCGTGCCCCTCAGCGAGCATTTCGCCAGGCAGGGGGGGAGGGGCCGTCTCGAAGACGTCTCCGTCGTGAAGATCGGTCTCCGGATGCCGCGAAAGGAATTGCACCGGCGGATCGGGCGCCGGACGGAACGGATGTTCTCGGAGGGGCTCGTCGAAGAGGTCTCCCGCCTTCTCGACGGCGGCGCCGATCCCTCCTGGCCGGGGCTCCAGACGCTCGGGTATCCCGAGGCGATCGCCTGCGCGAGGGGCACGATAACCGTCGGGGAAGCGATCGAACGCGTGGCGGCCCGCACGCGGCAATACGCGAAACGGCAGGAGACGTGGTTCCGGAAGGAGCCGGACGTCGTCTGGCTCGACGCGCTGCGGCCGGACCTCCTGGAACTGGCCCTCGGCATCATCCGCGAGAGGTCGTTTCCCGCTTGA
- a CDS encoding DUF512 domain-containing protein translates to MPVKIHAIGGTSGFFRAGDEILSIDGRPVEDQLDVLFLPAGEESAEYAVRRVDGRTARRRLRAETVAAADLRLEELRFRSCRSRCVFCFVDQMPGGLRQSLYAKDDDYRLSFLFGNYVTLADVSGEDIDRIVEYGLSPVYVSVHALDRDVRERLFGRPMRSDILRTMRRLARGGVTMHAQIVLVPGYNDGEVLERTVEGLFSLWPNVASTSIVPVGLTRHRRGLARLARPGAAMSGELVRVAESMRGRFAERTGGDPFLYLADEILLAANRRIPPAEWYGDFPQLSNGVGMARVFIDETARRAARLSRWRGNARLLLVTGKLGGRLFRRHIEPILAPLGPRIDVAPLVVTNRLFGSCVTVSGLLAGADIAAAAREADADRCLVLPPNVLNHEGRFLDESTPASLARELGRRVIAARQHFLEPGVIGRCGPRKGSR, encoded by the coding sequence ATGCCAGTCAAGATCCATGCAATCGGGGGCACGAGCGGTTTCTTCCGGGCCGGCGACGAGATCCTCTCGATCGACGGCAGGCCGGTCGAGGATCAGCTCGATGTCCTGTTCCTTCCGGCGGGGGAGGAGAGCGCCGAATACGCGGTCAGGCGGGTCGACGGGCGCACGGCGCGCCGGCGCCTGCGCGCTGAGACCGTTGCGGCGGCGGACCTGCGTCTCGAGGAGTTGCGTTTCAGGAGCTGCCGGAGCCGGTGCGTCTTCTGCTTCGTCGACCAGATGCCCGGCGGCCTGCGGCAGTCCCTCTACGCGAAGGACGACGACTACCGGCTCTCCTTCCTCTTCGGCAATTACGTGACCCTCGCCGACGTCTCCGGGGAAGACATCGATCGGATCGTCGAATACGGACTCTCGCCGGTCTACGTCTCCGTCCACGCCCTCGACCGCGACGTTCGAGAACGTCTCTTCGGCCGGCCGATGCGATCGGACATCTTACGCACCATGAGGCGGCTCGCGCGCGGCGGCGTCACGATGCACGCGCAGATCGTTCTCGTTCCGGGATACAACGACGGCGAAGTTCTCGAACGCACCGTCGAGGGCCTGTTCTCGCTCTGGCCGAACGTCGCGTCGACATCGATCGTCCCCGTCGGGCTCACCCGGCACCGTCGGGGGCTAGCGCGTCTCGCGCGTCCCGGCGCCGCGATGTCAGGCGAGCTCGTCCGTGTCGCCGAATCGATGCGCGGGAGGTTCGCCGAGCGAACCGGAGGCGATCCCTTCCTCTATCTCGCCGACGAGATCCTTCTCGCCGCCAACCGGCGGATCCCGCCGGCCGAATGGTACGGCGACTTCCCGCAGCTCTCGAACGGCGTGGGCATGGCGCGCGTCTTCATCGACGAGACGGCCAGGCGCGCGGCGCGGCTCTCTCGCTGGCGGGGGAACGCTCGGCTCCTGCTGGTCACGGGGAAACTGGGAGGCCGCCTGTTCCGGCGCCACATCGAGCCGATCCTCGCGCCGCTCGGTCCGCGCATCGACGTCGCGCCGCTCGTAGTGACGAACCGCCTCTTCGGATCGTGCGTGACGGTGTCGGGTCTGCTGGCGGGAGCGGACATCGCGGCCGCGGCGAGAGAGGCCGATGCCGACCGCTGCCTCGTGCTGCCGCCGAACGTCCTCAACCACGAGGGTCGGTTTCTCGACGAATCGACGCCGGCATCGCTGGCGCGCGAGCTCGGCCGCCGCGTGATCGCCGCGCGGCAACATTTCCTCGAGCCCGGGGTCATCGGCCGCTGCGGACCCCGGAAGGGATCGCGATGA